One genomic window of Paraburkholderia phytofirmans PsJN includes the following:
- the phnY gene encoding phosphonoacetaldehyde dehydrogenase — protein sequence MNTVLRDHPAFRAEALRLKGERVTRSRTLDVFDPYTGTRVGTVPLASVDDVRAAFEYAAAYEAKLTRYERSQILERAASLMRERTEEASDLISLESGLSKQDSRYEIGRVADVLKFASIEALRDDGQSFSCDLTPHGKKRRVFSQREPLAGVIVAITPFNHPMNQVAHKIAPAIATNNRVVLKPSEKVPLSALYLADVLYEAGLPAPMLQVLTGDPREIADELITHPLAELVTFTGGVAIGKYIAGKAAYRRVVLELGGNDPLIVLDDADLERAATLAVQGSYKNSGQRCTAVKRMLVQKSVAADFTDLVVEKTRAWSFGDPFDASNQMGTVIDVAAAQLFEARVNEAVANGARLRIGNQRKGALYAPTVLDGVDPSMTLVREETFGPVSPIITFDTIDDAIRISNGTAFGLSSGVCTNRQDAITRFINELRVGTVNVWEVPGYRIELTPFGGIKDSGLGYKEGVQEAMKSFTNLKTFSLPWE from the coding sequence ATGAATACCGTGCTGCGGGACCATCCGGCTTTTCGGGCGGAAGCGCTGCGGCTCAAAGGCGAGCGCGTGACGCGCTCGCGCACGCTCGACGTGTTCGATCCATACACGGGAACGCGTGTTGGCACGGTCCCGCTGGCGAGCGTCGACGACGTGCGCGCCGCGTTCGAATACGCCGCGGCCTATGAAGCGAAGCTCACGCGTTACGAACGCTCGCAGATTCTGGAGCGCGCGGCTTCGCTCATGCGCGAGCGGACCGAAGAGGCATCGGATCTGATTTCGCTCGAGTCGGGGTTGTCGAAACAGGACTCGCGCTATGAGATCGGCCGCGTCGCCGACGTGTTGAAGTTTGCGTCGATCGAAGCATTGCGCGACGACGGCCAGAGTTTTTCCTGTGATCTCACGCCGCATGGCAAGAAGCGTCGCGTGTTTTCGCAGCGCGAGCCGCTGGCGGGTGTGATCGTCGCGATTACGCCGTTCAACCATCCAATGAACCAGGTCGCGCACAAGATCGCGCCGGCCATCGCGACGAACAATCGCGTGGTGCTGAAGCCGTCGGAAAAGGTGCCGCTCTCGGCGCTTTATCTCGCCGACGTGCTGTACGAAGCCGGTCTGCCTGCGCCAATGCTGCAGGTGCTGACCGGCGATCCGCGCGAAATCGCCGATGAGCTGATCACGCATCCATTGGCGGAGCTCGTCACGTTCACAGGCGGCGTGGCGATCGGCAAATACATTGCGGGCAAGGCGGCATACCGGCGCGTGGTGCTGGAACTGGGCGGCAACGATCCGCTGATCGTGCTCGACGACGCCGATCTCGAACGCGCGGCGACGCTCGCCGTGCAAGGCTCGTATAAGAACTCCGGGCAACGCTGCACCGCGGTCAAGCGGATGCTGGTGCAAAAGAGCGTGGCCGCGGACTTCACCGATCTAGTCGTCGAAAAGACGCGCGCCTGGTCTTTCGGCGATCCGTTCGATGCGTCGAATCAGATGGGCACCGTGATCGACGTCGCCGCGGCGCAGCTTTTCGAGGCGCGTGTGAATGAGGCGGTGGCGAACGGGGCGCGTCTGCGGATTGGCAATCAGCGCAAAGGCGCGTTGTATGCGCCGACGGTGCTGGACGGCGTCGATCCATCGATGACATTGGTGCGCGAAGAGACCTTCGGGCCGGTGTCGCCGATCATCACCTTCGACACCATCGACGACGCGATTCGCATCAGCAATGGTACGGCGTTCGGGCTGTCGTCGGGCGTGTGCACGAACCGGCAGGATGCGATCACGCGCTTCATCAACGAATTGCGCGTGGGGACGGTCAACGTGTGGGAGGTGCCCGGCTATCGGATCGAGTTGACGCCGTTCGGCGGCATCAAGGACTCCGGGCTCGGCTATAAGGAAGGCGTTCAGGAAGCCATGAAGAGCTTTACCAATCTGAAGACCTTTTCATTACCGTGGGAGTAA
- a CDS encoding phosphonate utilization associated transcriptional regulator, with amino-acid sequence MTEYMQTASVDPIEVVRRHSLTTLVRDEIERHIIDGALAPGDKLNEADWATRLQVSRGPVREAFRALEQAGLVRTEKNRGVFVRTVSLAEADEIYAVRAVLEEAACRMLAASIDAGKLAVLRDWLDAMRAALDGEDHDAYARANVAFHDALVAASGNSKLYETYRRLVCELSLFRRAALVVHADAMERSLAEHRAILKALASRDAEHAAALMHAHVNGGLQRAHAACETAGPLNVVRVPAASND; translated from the coding sequence ATGACCGAATATATGCAAACTGCTTCTGTCGATCCGATTGAGGTTGTGCGCAGGCATTCGCTCACGACGCTGGTTCGCGACGAAATCGAACGGCACATCATCGACGGGGCGCTCGCGCCCGGCGACAAACTCAACGAAGCCGACTGGGCCACGCGTCTGCAGGTGTCGCGCGGTCCGGTGCGCGAGGCGTTTCGCGCGCTGGAGCAGGCCGGACTCGTGCGTACCGAGAAGAATCGCGGCGTGTTCGTGCGGACGGTGTCGCTGGCGGAAGCGGATGAGATTTACGCGGTGCGCGCCGTGCTCGAAGAGGCGGCGTGCCGGATGCTGGCGGCGAGCATCGATGCCGGCAAGCTCGCGGTGTTGCGAGACTGGCTCGACGCGATGCGCGCGGCGCTCGACGGCGAGGATCACGACGCTTATGCGCGCGCGAATGTGGCGTTTCACGATGCGTTGGTGGCGGCGTCGGGCAATTCGAAACTGTATGAAACGTACCGGCGGCTGGTGTGCGAATTGAGTCTGTTTCGACGTGCCGCGCTGGTGGTGCATGCAGATGCGATGGAGCGCTCGCTCGCCGAGCATCGCGCGATCCTGAAGGCGCTGGCTTCGCGCGACGCCGAGCATGCCGCGGCGCTGATGCATGCGCATGTGAACGGCGGCTTGCAGCGCGCTCACGCGGCGTGCGAAACGGCGGGGCCGTTGAACGTAGTGCGGGTGCCGGCGGCATCGAATGATTGA
- the phnV gene encoding 2-aminoethylphosphonate ABC transport system, membrane component PhnV, protein MAVELDPTVLPVMHKKARPVRRSLVVRMLGGLFLGFAALLCFWLFVLPVLVVALSSVAAHWSGTILPDGFSMRWFERLGSSDFDALTTSLEIGMGVAVLGTILGLWLALALEGRDRRGLGAIVDTIAMMPNGVPSVVLGLAVLIAYHKRPFDLSSSAAIVVFVQLALVLPFCYRCAAAALRPELTILREAAASLGAPPSMVLRRVVLPQLVPAIRASLALGFALSLGELGATLTVYPPGFATVPIVVVGQVERGYYLPASALSLILLLVSLAALLLIAARVPRRRVD, encoded by the coding sequence ATGGCCGTTGAACTGGACCCGACCGTTTTGCCGGTCATGCATAAGAAAGCGCGGCCGGTGCGCCGCAGCCTGGTGGTGCGCATGCTCGGCGGCCTGTTTCTCGGCTTTGCCGCGTTGCTGTGCTTCTGGCTGTTCGTGTTGCCGGTGCTGGTCGTCGCACTGTCGAGCGTGGCCGCGCACTGGTCCGGCACGATCCTGCCCGACGGCTTCAGCATGCGCTGGTTCGAGCGCCTCGGTTCGAGCGACTTCGACGCGCTCACCACCAGCCTCGAAATCGGCATGGGCGTCGCGGTGCTCGGTACGATTCTCGGCCTGTGGCTCGCGCTGGCGCTCGAAGGGCGCGACCGCCGTGGCCTCGGCGCGATCGTCGACACCATCGCGATGATGCCCAACGGCGTGCCGAGCGTGGTGCTCGGGCTCGCGGTGCTGATCGCGTATCACAAGCGGCCGTTCGATCTGTCGAGTTCGGCGGCGATCGTCGTGTTCGTGCAGTTGGCGCTGGTGCTGCCGTTTTGCTACCGCTGCGCCGCCGCCGCATTGCGCCCGGAGCTGACGATTTTGCGCGAAGCCGCGGCAAGCCTCGGTGCGCCGCCTTCGATGGTGTTGCGCCGTGTCGTGCTGCCGCAACTGGTGCCGGCCATCCGCGCCAGTCTTGCGCTCGGCTTCGCGCTCTCGCTCGGCGAACTCGGCGCCACGCTGACCGTGTATCCACCCGGATTCGCGACGGTGCCGATCGTGGTCGTCGGCCAGGTCGAGCGCGGTTATTACCTGCCGGCCTCCGCGCTTTCGCTAATTCTTTTGTTGGTCTCGCTCGCTGCGCTGCTGCTGATCGCGGCGCGCGTCCCGCGCCGTCGGGTCGACTGA
- the phnA gene encoding phosphonoacetate hydrolase → MANTSISTSTSERTIEVNGRSYRLPSQPTVVVCVDGCEFDYLEAAVAAGVAPFIGKMLKGGAAFKGDCVIPSFTNPNNLSIVCGVPPSVHGICGNYFWDPDANGGEGAEVMMNDPAYLRAGTLLAAAAEAGAAVAVVTAKDKLRRLLGWQLKGICFSAEKADKVTFEENGIGEVLDLVGMPVPDVYSAGLSEFVFAAGVRLAQTRKLDLMYLSTTDYIQHKWAPGTEGANAFYAMMDGYLAKLDALGWVIGLTADHGMNAKHDPQTGEPNVIYLQDVLDDWLGHGRARVILPITDPYVVHHGALGSFATIYLPRDVSVAQVIERIGGLQGIDTVLDNAAACERFELPNDRVGDIVVVSTKHVVLGTRRAEHDLSGLTVPLRSHGGISEQEVPLLFNRRVEALPSSGGESGKRLRNFDIFDIALNRVSSS, encoded by the coding sequence ATGGCAAATACGAGCATAAGCACGAGCACAAGCGAACGCACGATCGAAGTCAACGGCCGCAGCTACCGGCTGCCCTCGCAACCGACGGTGGTGGTGTGCGTCGACGGCTGCGAATTCGATTATCTCGAAGCCGCGGTCGCGGCGGGCGTCGCGCCGTTCATCGGCAAGATGCTCAAGGGCGGCGCCGCCTTCAAGGGCGACTGCGTGATCCCGTCGTTCACCAACCCGAACAATCTGTCGATCGTGTGCGGCGTGCCGCCTTCGGTGCACGGCATATGCGGCAACTACTTCTGGGACCCGGACGCGAACGGCGGCGAGGGCGCGGAAGTGATGATGAACGATCCCGCTTACCTGCGCGCCGGCACGCTGTTGGCCGCTGCTGCCGAAGCCGGCGCCGCGGTCGCCGTGGTCACCGCGAAAGACAAATTGCGCCGGCTGCTCGGCTGGCAGTTGAAAGGCATCTGCTTCTCGGCGGAAAAAGCCGACAAGGTGACGTTCGAGGAAAACGGCATCGGCGAAGTGCTCGATCTGGTCGGCATGCCGGTGCCCGATGTGTATAGCGCCGGGCTGTCCGAATTCGTGTTCGCGGCCGGCGTGCGGCTTGCGCAAACGCGCAAGCTCGACCTCATGTATCTGTCCACCACCGATTACATCCAGCACAAATGGGCGCCGGGTACCGAAGGCGCGAACGCCTTCTACGCGATGATGGACGGCTACCTCGCGAAGCTCGACGCGCTCGGCTGGGTGATCGGCCTGACCGCCGATCACGGTATGAACGCCAAGCACGATCCGCAGACGGGCGAGCCGAACGTGATCTATTTGCAGGACGTGCTCGACGACTGGCTCGGCCATGGCCGCGCGCGTGTCATTCTGCCGATCACGGATCCGTATGTGGTGCATCACGGCGCGCTCGGCTCGTTCGCGACGATTTATCTGCCGCGCGATGTGAGCGTCGCGCAGGTGATCGAGCGGATCGGCGGCTTGCAGGGGATCGATACCGTGCTCGACAACGCGGCGGCCTGCGAGCGCTTCGAACTGCCGAACGATCGCGTCGGCGATATCGTCGTGGTCAGCACCAAGCATGTGGTGCTCGGCACGCGGCGCGCGGAACATGATCTGTCCGGGCTGACGGTGCCGTTGCGCTCGCATGGCGGGATTTCCGAGCAGGAAGTGCCGCTGCTGTTCAACCGGCGTGTCGAAGCGTTGCCGTCCAGCGGTGGCGAAAGCGGCAAGAGACTGCGCAACTTCGATATCTTCGACATCGCCTTGAATCGCGTGTCGTCATCATGA
- the phnT gene encoding 2-aminoethylphosphonate ABC transport system ATP-binding subunit PhnT encodes MNTASLAQPGALGAAPDALDAARSTTPGGVQIDHLTVRFGSRTVLDDLSLTIQRGELLTVLGRSGCGKTTLLRFIAGFIEADGLAGTLTVAGHDLTHVPPHKRNLGLLFQSYALFPHLSVFENVAFGLRARRTPSKDVARRVADALKLVQLGDAGHVMPAQLSGGMQQRVALARALVIEPDVLLLDEPLSALDANLRASVRSELKALHERLPNLTIVCVTHDQDDALVLSDRTLLMREGRIAQLGTPQQLYDTPADGFVARYLGAANLLPPQVAFSMDDARYNERDRVACLRPEALRVVPLGEGQLHGAITSVEWYGAVLSVSVALDAMPNEAVLVTMQRGHGMMPEKGARISLRYEADDVVLINP; translated from the coding sequence GTGAATACCGCCAGTCTTGCTCAACCCGGCGCGCTCGGCGCCGCACCGGACGCGCTCGACGCCGCGCGTTCGACTACGCCGGGCGGCGTGCAGATCGATCATCTGACGGTGCGCTTCGGTTCGCGCACGGTGCTCGACGATCTGTCGTTGACCATTCAGCGCGGCGAATTGCTCACCGTGCTCGGCCGCAGCGGTTGCGGCAAGACGACGTTGTTGCGTTTCATCGCCGGGTTTATCGAAGCGGACGGACTGGCCGGCACGCTGACCGTGGCCGGTCACGATCTCACGCACGTGCCGCCGCATAAGCGCAATCTCGGTCTGCTATTCCAGAGCTATGCGCTGTTTCCCCATCTGTCGGTGTTCGAGAACGTGGCCTTCGGCTTGCGCGCGCGCCGCACGCCGTCCAAAGATGTCGCACGGCGCGTCGCCGACGCGCTGAAACTCGTGCAACTCGGCGACGCCGGCCACGTGATGCCCGCGCAGTTGTCGGGCGGCATGCAGCAGCGCGTGGCGCTCGCGCGTGCGCTCGTGATCGAGCCCGATGTGCTGCTGCTCGACGAACCGCTTTCCGCACTCGACGCCAATCTACGCGCGTCGGTGCGTTCCGAACTCAAGGCACTGCATGAGCGCCTGCCGAATCTGACGATCGTCTGCGTGACGCACGATCAGGACGACGCGCTGGTGCTCTCCGACCGCACGCTGTTGATGCGCGAAGGCCGCATCGCCCAACTCGGCACGCCGCAGCAGCTGTACGACACGCCGGCCGACGGCTTCGTCGCGCGTTATCTGGGCGCGGCCAATCTGCTGCCGCCGCAGGTCGCCTTCAGCATGGACGACGCACGCTACAACGAGCGCGATCGCGTGGCCTGTCTGCGTCCGGAGGCGCTGCGTGTCGTGCCGCTCGGCGAAGGGCAGTTGCACGGCGCGATCACCTCGGTCGAATGGTACGGCGCGGTTTTGTCGGTCTCCGTCGCGCTGGACGCCATGCCGAATGAGGCGGTGCTCGTCACCATGCAGCGCGGTCACGGCATGATGCCGGAGAAGGGCGCGCGTATTTCCCTGCGTTACGAGGCTGACGATGTCGTCCTTATCAACCCCTGA
- a CDS encoding DeoR/GlpR family DNA-binding transcription regulator — MLAEQRHQYILAQVAKTGALSVAELVRELNVSRETIRRDLNALAGRGLLVTTHGGALSSDRREPDLDTREAANAGAKRAIGERAAEFVPDGASLIIDSGSTTQAVARALLDRHRLSVYTNDWRIALLLGRRNDNRITLLGGELSDIEDATFGLDTVHQLTQYHADFAFIGAGGISPDGYLTDYSRMAAEVRSRMIAAADMVVVVADHSKFGRVTPVRINGIESTRYLVTELAPERALGKAIAAHGPEILIA, encoded by the coding sequence ATGCTCGCAGAACAACGTCACCAATACATCCTGGCGCAAGTCGCCAAAACCGGCGCGCTCTCGGTCGCGGAGCTGGTGCGCGAACTGAACGTGTCGCGCGAGACCATTCGCCGTGACCTGAACGCGCTGGCCGGGCGCGGCCTGCTGGTCACGACTCACGGCGGCGCGTTGTCGAGCGACCGGCGCGAGCCCGACCTCGATACACGCGAAGCCGCCAATGCCGGCGCGAAGCGCGCCATCGGCGAGCGCGCGGCGGAGTTCGTGCCGGACGGCGCGTCGCTGATCATCGATTCGGGCAGCACCACGCAGGCGGTGGCGCGGGCGTTGCTCGACCGGCACCGTTTGTCCGTGTACACGAACGACTGGCGGATCGCGCTGCTGCTCGGCCGCCGCAACGACAACCGCATCACGCTGCTGGGCGGCGAGTTGTCCGACATAGAAGACGCCACCTTCGGGCTCGATACCGTCCACCAACTGACGCAGTATCACGCGGACTTCGCCTTCATCGGCGCGGGCGGGATTTCGCCGGACGGCTATCTGACCGACTACAGCCGCATGGCCGCCGAGGTGCGCAGCCGCATGATCGCCGCGGCGGACATGGTGGTGGTGGTCGCCGATCATTCGAAGTTCGGCCGTGTGACGCCGGTGCGCATCAACGGTATCGAGTCGACACGTTATCTGGTGACGGAGCTCGCGCCCGAACGCGCGCTCGGCAAGGCGATTGCGGCGCATGGCCCGGAAATCCTGATCGCCTGA
- a CDS encoding ABC1 kinase family protein produces MPPLFRRLLLLFHALRYGARLIWLAAPQDHKLHWMIELIGRLHTAERSDKSLSGVLPALGPLAARFAQTLAARPELAAGTLHDAIDAIDHMEAPLPSHESEQALARAFGRPLAALFSAVDLVPVRGGFAEQTHLARLLTPVNGHHEVAIKLVRADQLQQIGDELALLRWVARWLEKLSGTARRLQLRTLAQTFTDDILRRFDLRAEAANLSQTGHHFDGDKRIVVPDVIWDLCTAYTLTVQRVSTLSASDLPGLHARHIKLAPLAAHIVEVVTEQAFEHGFFHATLDARRVRVSIEPDTLGRLVLAEFSIMSSLSTGEREFFVHGATALFDQDYGRLAEMHRDAGHVPHDTRAEVLEAELRSRAEAHFAAEPEDRSAGSLFHHLLHAVQPFEGGVPERLATAQRSFHQAEMLARALHPGVDTWNITRDVLADIARRDVDHRGWLKRIGRELPHLAHMLPRVPQLAVRYLQHEHDRARTPQQNAQLMVEIGREYRRTRVLLWACAVCGGVLGAGTVLLMW; encoded by the coding sequence ATGCCGCCACTGTTTCGCCGTCTACTGTTGCTGTTCCACGCGCTGCGTTACGGCGCGCGCCTGATCTGGCTTGCCGCGCCGCAAGACCACAAACTGCACTGGATGATCGAGCTGATCGGCCGCTTGCATACGGCCGAACGTAGCGACAAAAGCCTGAGCGGCGTGCTGCCGGCACTCGGACCACTGGCGGCCCGGTTCGCGCAAACGCTGGCCGCACGACCCGAACTCGCGGCCGGCACCTTGCACGACGCCATCGACGCGATCGATCACATGGAAGCCCCGCTGCCGTCGCACGAGTCCGAACAGGCGCTCGCGCGCGCTTTCGGCAGGCCGCTCGCCGCGCTGTTCAGCGCGGTGGATCTGGTGCCGGTGCGCGGCGGCTTCGCCGAGCAGACGCATCTCGCGCGGCTGCTCACGCCGGTGAACGGCCATCACGAAGTGGCGATCAAACTGGTGCGCGCCGACCAGTTGCAACAGATCGGCGATGAACTCGCGCTGCTGCGCTGGGTCGCGCGCTGGCTGGAGAAGCTCTCCGGCACCGCGCGCCGCCTGCAATTGCGCACGCTGGCGCAGACCTTCACGGACGACATCCTGCGCCGCTTCGACCTGCGCGCGGAAGCCGCCAATCTCAGCCAAACCGGCCATCATTTCGACGGCGACAAGCGCATCGTCGTGCCGGACGTGATCTGGGATCTCTGCACCGCTTACACGCTGACCGTGCAGCGCGTCAGCACCTTGTCGGCGAGCGATCTGCCCGGCTTGCACGCGCGTCACATCAAACTTGCGCCGCTCGCCGCGCATATCGTCGAAGTGGTGACCGAGCAGGCCTTTGAGCACGGCTTCTTTCACGCCACGCTCGACGCGCGCCGCGTACGCGTGAGCATCGAACCGGACACGCTGGGGCGTCTCGTGCTGGCGGAATTTTCGATCATGTCGAGTCTCTCGACGGGCGAGCGCGAATTCTTCGTGCATGGCGCGACCGCGCTCTTCGACCAGGACTACGGGCGGCTCGCCGAAATGCATCGCGATGCCGGACACGTGCCGCACGACACGCGCGCCGAGGTGCTCGAAGCCGAGTTGCGCTCGCGCGCCGAAGCGCATTTCGCGGCCGAGCCGGAAGACCGTTCAGCGGGTTCGCTGTTTCATCATCTGCTGCATGCGGTGCAGCCGTTCGAGGGCGGGGTGCCCGAGCGGCTCGCGACCGCGCAGCGTTCGTTTCATCAAGCGGAAATGCTGGCGCGCGCGCTGCATCCGGGCGTCGATACATGGAATATCACGCGCGACGTACTGGCGGATATCGCGCGGCGCGACGTCGATCACCGCGGCTGGCTCAAACGGATTGGACGCGAATTGCCGCATCTCGCGCATATGCTCCCGCGCGTGCCGCAACTGGCGGTTCGCTATCTGCAACACGAGCACGATCGAGCGCGTACGCCGCAGCAGAATGCGCAACTGATGGTCGAGATCGGCCGCGAATACCGGCGCACGCGTGTGCTGCTGTGGGCGTGCGCGGTGTGCGGCGGCGTGCTCGGCGCGGGGACGGTGCTGCTGATGTGGTGA
- a CDS encoding 2-aminoethylphosphonate ABC transporter permease subunit, which produces MSSLSTPDTPNPLGSAAADAAADVRRSASAASHTAAVKRRERAAQWHLLFILVVVLGPLVVYPLVRLVLLSLTGPHGLSLHAYSAFFSNPETSGVIGTTLWILFASAGLASLLGVALASILFFKPFPGARMITRFLELFVAFPSFLVAFTLIFLYGSQGSVSIGLQRLFHMQAPPLDFLFGVGGVILAEVVFYAPFVVRPTLASFATLDMRLIEAARSLGASGWMVAFKVILPLAWPGIAAGTILCFLLTLNEFGILLVLGSAHLITLPVAIYSSATVDLDLPTAAAGAVVMLIMSLSLYALYRQVNRRKVKGAGHGR; this is translated from the coding sequence ATGTCGTCCTTATCAACCCCTGATACGCCGAACCCGCTAGGCTCGGCTGCCGCCGATGCCGCAGCCGACGTGCGCCGCAGCGCCAGCGCCGCTTCGCATACGGCCGCGGTGAAGCGTCGCGAACGCGCAGCGCAATGGCATTTGCTGTTCATCCTGGTGGTGGTGCTCGGACCGCTGGTCGTCTATCCGCTCGTGCGTCTCGTGCTGCTGAGCCTGACCGGTCCTCACGGCTTGAGCCTGCATGCTTATTCGGCGTTCTTCAGTAACCCGGAAACGAGCGGCGTGATCGGCACGACGCTGTGGATCCTGTTCGCCAGCGCCGGGCTCGCGTCGCTGCTCGGCGTCGCGCTGGCGTCGATCCTGTTCTTCAAGCCGTTTCCCGGCGCGCGGATGATCACGCGCTTTCTCGAACTGTTCGTGGCGTTCCCGTCGTTTCTGGTCGCCTTCACACTGATCTTTCTGTACGGCTCGCAAGGCTCCGTCAGCATCGGCTTGCAGCGGCTCTTTCATATGCAGGCGCCGCCGCTCGATTTCCTGTTCGGCGTGGGCGGCGTGATTCTCGCGGAGGTCGTGTTCTACGCGCCGTTCGTCGTGCGTCCCACGCTCGCTTCGTTCGCCACGCTCGACATGCGTCTGATCGAAGCCGCCCGCAGCCTCGGCGCGAGCGGCTGGATGGTCGCGTTCAAGGTGATCCTGCCGCTCGCGTGGCCGGGCATCGCCGCCGGCACGATCCTGTGTTTTCTGCTGACGCTCAACGAGTTCGGCATTCTGCTCGTGCTCGGCAGCGCGCATCTGATCACGCTGCCGGTGGCGATCTACAGTTCCGCCACCGTCGATCTCGATCTGCCGACCGCCGCCGCCGGCGCGGTCGTGATGCTGATCATGTCTTTGTCGCTGTACGCGTTGTACCGCCAGGTCAACCGTCGCAAGGTGAAAGGAGCGGGCCATGGCCGTTGA
- the phnS gene encoding 2-aminoethylphosphonate ABC transporter substrate-binding protein: MTKTNSLHATAGLARKLLPALVAAAAFGATAMQAHAADAVVLYTADGLENLYKDVLPAFEKKEGVKVNIVTAGSGEVVNRATIEKDQPKADVLVTLPPFIQQADQSGLLQAYQSANYKNVPAIAKAPNGAWATFVNNYFSFAINPEVTKTQPKTFADLLHPDFSGKIAYSNPATAGDGMAVIILTSSLMGEDKAFDYLKKLENSAKFHTKGTGYLDVLLSRNEIAVANGDLQMDLDDAANGGLSLKPIFLAHEGGQPTTFQLPYAIGLIKNGPNQAEGKKLIDYLMSTEVQAKVPDIFGIPGRTDVPLTGKNGEAVKKAIAGVKLIPVDWNQVMTKKADWTARWKSDVIGSSGKQIEVVKPK, from the coding sequence ATGACAAAGACGAATTCCCTTCACGCCACGGCCGGCCTCGCACGCAAACTGCTGCCGGCGCTGGTCGCCGCGGCAGCCTTCGGCGCCACGGCCATGCAGGCGCACGCGGCCGACGCCGTGGTGCTGTACACCGCTGACGGCCTCGAGAACCTCTACAAGGACGTGCTGCCGGCCTTCGAAAAGAAGGAAGGCGTGAAGGTCAACATCGTCACGGCGGGTAGTGGCGAAGTGGTGAACCGCGCCACCATCGAAAAGGATCAGCCGAAGGCCGACGTGCTCGTCACGCTGCCGCCGTTCATCCAGCAAGCCGACCAGAGCGGCCTGCTGCAGGCTTATCAGAGCGCCAACTACAAGAACGTGCCGGCGATCGCCAAGGCGCCGAACGGCGCATGGGCGACCTTCGTGAACAACTACTTCTCGTTCGCGATCAACCCGGAAGTCACCAAGACCCAGCCGAAGACCTTCGCCGACCTGCTGCACCCGGACTTCAGCGGCAAGATCGCTTATTCGAACCCGGCCACGGCCGGCGACGGCATGGCGGTGATCATCCTGACCTCGTCGCTGATGGGCGAAGACAAGGCGTTCGATTATCTGAAGAAGCTCGAAAACAGCGCCAAGTTCCACACCAAGGGCACGGGCTACCTCGACGTGCTGCTCTCGCGTAACGAAATCGCGGTCGCCAACGGCGACCTGCAAATGGATCTGGACGACGCGGCCAATGGCGGCCTGTCGCTCAAGCCGATCTTCCTCGCACATGAAGGCGGCCAGCCGACCACGTTCCAGTTGCCGTACGCGATCGGCCTGATCAAGAACGGTCCGAACCAGGCGGAAGGCAAGAAGCTGATCGATTACCTGATGTCGACGGAAGTGCAGGCGAAAGTGCCGGACATCTTCGGCATTCCGGGCCGTACCGACGTGCCGCTCACCGGCAAGAACGGCGAAGCCGTCAAGAAGGCCATCGCCGGCGTGAAGCTGATTCCGGTGGACTGGAATCAGGTTATGACGAAGAAGGCCGACTGGACCGCGCGCTGGAAGAGCGACGTGATCGGTTCGTCGGGCAAGCAGATCGAAGTGGTCAAACCGAAGTAA
- a CDS encoding phosphonate degradation HD-domain oxygenase — translation MALDVKDIRSLFEQYGQLAYSGEPVTQLEHALQSGLLAEEAGADEELVAAAFLHDLGHLLNLQGETPTERGIDDLHQYFALPFLRPVLPNAVLEPIRLHVDAKRCLCAIDDTYFGQLSADSVRSLELQGGIFSKEEAEAFLQKPYAEDALRLRRWDDLAKEENRATPDIDHYLGVVERVMLKHAAV, via the coding sequence GTGGCATTGGATGTGAAGGATATTCGATCCCTGTTCGAGCAGTACGGCCAGTTGGCTTACAGCGGCGAGCCGGTGACGCAACTCGAGCATGCGTTGCAGAGCGGTTTGTTGGCGGAAGAGGCGGGCGCCGACGAGGAACTGGTTGCCGCGGCGTTTCTGCACGACCTCGGCCACCTGCTCAATCTCCAGGGCGAGACGCCGACAGAGCGGGGCATCGACGATCTGCATCAGTATTTCGCGTTGCCGTTCTTGCGGCCGGTTTTGCCGAACGCGGTGTTGGAGCCGATCCGTTTGCACGTCGACGCCAAGCGCTGCCTGTGCGCCATCGACGACACGTATTTCGGCCAGCTCTCCGCTGATTCGGTGCGGAGCTTGGAATTGCAGGGCGGCATCTTTAGTAAGGAGGAAGCTGAGGCATTCCTGCAAAAGCCCTACGCGGAAGACGCATTGCGTCTGCGTAGATGGGACGATCTTGCCAAGGAAGAGAATCGTGCTACGCCGGATATCGATCACTATTTAGGTGTTGTCGAACGAGTGATGCTTAAGCACGCGGCTGTGTGA